From the genome of Anopheles moucheti chromosome 3, idAnoMoucSN_F20_07, whole genome shotgun sequence, one region includes:
- the LOC128301866 gene encoding mucin-17, producing the protein MVVSKEGKRRRKVSAIAQAGGGSTNPSSGSGSNGPITSVAAERDLSPPEIPKRPKVHAQRKFAQGQGTASSSYLSYSSAPPTPGKDGQNRASHSGTGNGTTPTVPGSGTGAEANPQVPELLPNMRPNTEDFLTFLCFRGTPVLPPALDFFNKSNSGASTNAGNSSTGGRLSSTPGGSGSSRLKSPPSKTTSSTNVTPGPAIPCSTSSKIIEPKQTPERQDSTTSSKAVQNEPVTKEKLLTSTSGTATPATTYIPFAVRKRAEQHPVPVETRSDRKRTQDKMEALRKKYHDQRVAKLRATTHGQRQSGRGNVSINTRSSSVPSKPVRKEQDDEEEANGSENETMNEVKAEDEAKDGPNEENRQDKKASVEEPNVGKRKSGLRSGGTSHASSPAVESAKGSPIKIARNAKRDSSKVASAHDDASKESPEKPVESKMPNKVGKSTPSPSSLVEYATKPSGTRSTSTASSKKSVKEPPKNSPTQQQQPASDVRVSDAEGKEKRTTRLSALRNPPPAAAKPETIKPAKDKRKQQERVDFSSDDDEPLSRATGTEKRSSDTVATNDLGKTTRSGRSRKSEPATLDKDPDEIPDKKTRRSESVVSRRSDISSRKSELRETGTAKKVEELPKQQQQRGRKRKEPPQPQQQVAKSSKDEESNSELKNDEPLSSENVEPAEHKQPAAGGRKKRETPAIDTTRDGTLTPEVEEKKPKTASSTPVESLSTSRPSRKTKEAATLYMELIGRKFNHDDKSDDDASSLDSLELPNVRKLERMENELKANVSKSRDAKQQSSGTAPKGAGKAKKKGQSTNEAKLVPDSVDDAGKQQPDEEADTKIKEKSFSDSDEEPLASKFQRKQQQTRRQPTKTKASAAKLPAGRRNAKKAPVSNEAKTEDAQSSPEKNESLEKLSRSDEAVRQQTVPKKGTGTTASVTTANNINLSPTTGTAKQNGTLGVGMVVGSVTRTPTKMTTNSALNSPVESPVLSSDHLKSPTTSEGQNVSRLNKSLDNTQLSTTVEPAESPIKIPQMLNIPTVIPTQSSSFLQLATPTNLHQQAPFTRAIKPSLGTTSGAAANSIATDGYLSLNKSPTGTALNASQPETALPFNRSAALTIATGTVTASAPKAGDFTLPLDESNFLKGFDKSTDPNAMDKPTGTHSSLLGNLLPSKEESEKIFGIASVSLAQSSGPLDTKCTLGKCGSVHKPPLGPPVLTESLLGGTLSPRDRRKAKVNMTHEQIQKWICESSWSPIEDDLKDDDLEVVEPGTRTPPPPSTGFTAAQPTPTTQPSTAVACSGWAGMMASTSTPLSTPTVGNGRGKEESADRTPVSGPAVSTAVSTGVEKKDIALQPAQKEPTTSVAQESKPKGGGKGSDTPTKGAGEGQPTKEVSSVPTPTSNKQREAKEQRKSKAETPTAPATSTPRATATTPTTSGDRKPIYRNVTGRTPVYKQEALSVKQPPVATPPTPSGQHVSSMSGSTKQAAAGAQGSSSTQSNKFGAFSPVNEPSVYSFDKEEDFMPVATPFRRQHGGAASSGRRESCNSSARDEPTVGGGNNKRDTTPVADEKIAFQKPPVVTKANNVGGTVANSDEKIKPNEITGGEGNVEKKEEDKAHAQVKQEVSDTEADGGGGQTFYIPLQGPTAGGGGSGGGASSTGKSADQLIQGVAVKLGTEGPDGPNQRVIMHAKLVTKAEMGSNPTTLPDSMNVQELVKSLTAQGGAAAALSKEGLAKLLPIGLLQSRFKSTTQPEPAPSTDARTPTLDDRASAEPMSRGLSRIASNSSLSSQRSKPTGKATAKGGTAGRGGGAASSEAVSTPQPDNNTVFPRRDDPAQMVEAPVFKPTEKEFHDPLEYIERIAPIASRFGICRIIPPASFKPECRIADDMRFMAYNQYVHKMLHRWGPSAKEYAAIKKYLATQSINLQSPPVIGGMEVDLPRLYHTVQELGGLKEVIEKKKWARVSEDMCIPKAAHDRVSKLDDIYCKYLLPYDTLSPAERQKLFDEVEADWAKREAKARRNADKGVGSEIRNSGDSDEDDSNDEDDEEDEDECSMECIVKGRSMPLNQFFRIARNTMSLWFRNSEPNVAEIEAEYWRHVAVRDSHVCVHSGSIDSSAFGYGFPSPKVKGSSCAKHPWNLKVLTNNSGSILRSLGPVMGITIPTLHVGMLFSACCWYRDPHGLPWIEYLHTGANKIWYGVPDDQNANFRAALTVLVPTHCQNKTIWLPCDTAMVPPHMLTDRSVSLCRTEQQPGQFVVVFPRAYTSSLCTGYAVSESVYFATNSWLDTAKEDFRDIQESCEPTMFSVEQLLFAIANDQRSNHDTLVQAYPMIVDIYEKEKQHRQTLKEQGVTKTERIESKKKSASLDEFECERCRANLYLSLVKVKVSNIDDDDDDNTTVDEEERIYCLKHAVKHLADGGLQTKNCRLAYTYSLEDIEELLKKLQDRIANKKSSKSSAGSSGGGAGGGAGGGGGRGKSSLHLASTSSQSSSSYQAPSHSKYAGMATMLK; encoded by the exons ATGGTCGTTTCGAAGGAAGGTAAACGCCGGCGTAAAGTGTCCGCCATTGCACAAGCCGGTGGCGGCAGCACCAATCCATCATCCGGCAGCGGGTCTAACGGCCCCATCACCAGCGTAGCAGCAGAGCGTGATCTTTCTCCACCGGAAATTCCAAAACG CCCAAAAGTGCACGCACAGAGGAAGTTCGCTCAAGGACAGGGAACGGCTTCTTCGTCCTATCTTAGCTATTCTTCTGCACCTCCCACACCGGGCAAAGATGGACAGAATCGTGCATCACACTCTGGAACGGGAAATGGTACAACACCTACCGTACCTGGCAGTGGGACTGGCGCTGAAGCCAACCCACAAGTACCGGAACTGTTACCCAACATGCGACCAAACACGGAAGATTTCCTTACATTCCTGTGCTTTCGTGGAACACCGGTATTGCCACCTGCGttagatttttttaataaatccaACTCCGGAGCGTCTACTAATGCGGGAAACAGCAGCACCGGGGGAAGACTATCTTCCACACCTGGCGGTTCGGGTAGTTCCAGGCTAAAATCACCACCATCAAAGACAACCTCATCGACGAACGTAACACCCGGTCCAGCGATACCCTGTTCCACTTCCTCTAAGATaatcgaaccaaaacaaacgccAGAAAGGCAAGACAGTACCACTTCGAGTAAAGCCGTGCAAAACGAACCGGTCACCAAGGAAAAACTGCTAACTTCAACGTCAGGGACAGCCACTCCCGCTACAACGTACATCCCATTCGCTGTACGCAAACGTGCGGAACAACATCCGGTTCCCGTAGAGACACGATCCGATCGAAAGCGTACGCAGGATAAGATGGAGGCACTACGCAAAAAGTATCACGATCAGCGAGTTGCTAAACTGCGAGCAACGACACATGGCCAGCGGCAGAGTGGACGTGGCAATGTTTCAATAAATACACGGTCTTCAAGCGTTCCGTCGAAACCGGTTCGAAAAGAGCAAGATGACGAAGAGGAGGCGAATGGCTCGGAAAATGAGACGATGAATGAAGTTAAAGCAGAAGACGAAGCGAAGGATGGGCCAAACGAAGAAAATAGGCAGGACAAAAAAGCCTCCGTGGAGGAACCAAACGTTGGCAAACGAAAAAGTGGTCTACGTAGTGGTGGAACATCTCACGCCTCAAGTCCGGCTGTTGAAAGTGCCAAAGGATCGCCCATAAAAATTGCTCGGAATGCAAAGCGTGATTCATCAAAAGTTGCTAGTGCTCATGACGACGCAAGCAAAGAATCGCCGGAGAAACCAGTTGAAAGTAAAATGCCCAACAAAGTGGGTAAAAGCACACCTTCGCCGAGTTCGCTTGTCGAATATGCTACTAAACCGAGTGGAACTCGCAGTACAAGCACCGCGAGTTCGAAGAAATCGGTAAAAGAACCCCCCAAGAATTCACCCactcagcaacaacaacccgCGTCCGATGTCCGTGTTTCCGATgcggaaggaaaagaaaagcggACGACAAGGTTATCCGCCCTGCGGAATCCgcctccagcagcagccaaaCCAGAAACGATAAAACCAGCGAAAGATAAACGGAAGCAGCAGGAACGAGTTGATTTTTCATCCGACGATGATGAACCTTTATCGCGGGCCACGGGCACGGAGAAACGTTCGTCAGATACGGTAGCCACTAACGACCTCGGTAAAACGACCCGTTCCGGTAGAAGTCGCAAATCGGAACCAGCCACACTCGACAAGGACCCGGACGAAATTCCGGATAAAAAGACACGCCGCTCCGAGTCCGTCGTAAGCCGCCGTTCGGACATAAGCTCGCGAAAGTCCGAGTTGCGCGAAACAGGTACGGCGAAGAAGGTGGAAGAACTTcccaaacagcagcaacaacgcgGACGAAAACGGAAAGAACCGCCTCAGCCACAGCAGCAGGTCGCTAAATCGTCTAAAGACGAGGAATCCAACAGCGAGCTGAAGAATGATGAACCGCTCTCATCGGAAAATGTGGAACCGGCCGAACATAAGCAACCGGCAGCGGGTGGACGAAAGAAACGGGAAACACCCGCAATCGATACAACCCGAGACGGCACACTAACGCCGGAAGTGGAGGAAAAGAAACCGAAAACGGCATCATCGACACCGGTGGAATCGCTAAGTACATCGAGGCCATCGCGCAAAACAAAGGAAGCGGCCACCTTGTACATGGAGCTGATCGGTAGAAAATTTAATCACGACGACAAGTCGGATGATGATGCATCGTCACTGGACAGTCTTGAGCTGCCGAATGTGCGCAAGCTGGAGCGAATGGAGAACGAGCTAAAAGCGAATGTCAGTAAGTCACGGGACGCAAAGCAGCAATCATCCGGGACTGCTCCCAAGGGTGCCGGTAAAGCGAAAAAGAAGGGCCAATCAACGAACGAAGCTAAATTAGTGCCCGATTCGGTGGATGATGCAGGCAAGCAGCAACCGGACGAGGAAGCAGACACTAAAATCAAGGAGAAAAGCTTCAGTGATTCCGACGAGGAACCGTTGGCTAGTAAATTTCAgcgcaaacagcaacaaacgcgCAGACAGCCAACGAAAACAAAGGCAAGCGCAGCCAAGTTGCCCGCTGGACGTAGGAATGCAAAGAAAGCGCCCGTCTCGAATGAGGCCAAAACCGAAGACGCACAATCATCTCCCGAGAAAAACGAAAGCCTCGAAAAGCTATCAAGGAGTGACGAAGCGGTTCGGCAGCAAACGGTaccaaaaaagggaacagGAACAACGGCATCGGTAACAACCGCCAATAACATTAATTTGTCACCAACCACCGGTACAGCTAAACAAAACGGTACATTGGGTGTTGGTATGGTTGTTGGGAGCGTAACGAGAACTCCCACAAAAATGACCACGAACAGTGCGCTGAACAGTCCGGTGGAATCTCCGGTCCTTTCATCCGATCATCTAAAAAGTCCCACCACATCGGAGGGTCAGAACGTATCGAGATTAAACAAATCGCTGGACAATACACAGCTGTCCACCACAGTCGAACCGGCCGAAAGCCCGATAAAGATACCGCAAATGTTGAACATACCGACAGTCATACCGACGCAATCGTCATCCTTTCTGCAGCTAGCAACGCCAACGAACCTGCACCAGCAGGCTCCGTTTACCCGTGCCATAAAACCGTCGCTTGGAACCACTTCCGGCGCAGCAGCGAACAGTATTGCAACCGATGGTTACCTGTCTTTGAATAAATCACCCACGGGGACAGCGCTGAACGCGTCTCAGCCGGAAACCGCTCTGCCTTTCAATCGATCCGCTGCGCTGACGATAGCAACGGGGACAGTTACTGCAAGCGCGCCTAAAGCTGGTGACTTTACGCTACCACTCGATGAGTCTAATTTCCTTAAAGGTTTCGACAAATCCACCGATCCGAATGCGATGGATAAACCGACCGGGACCCATTCATCGCTGCTGGGTAACTTGCTTCCAAGCAAGGAGGAATCGGAAAAGATTTTCGGCATAGCGAGCGTTAGCTTGGCGCAAAGTTCCGGACCCTTGGATACGAAGTGTACGCTTGGGAAGTGTGGTTCCGTGCACAAACCACCGCTTGGGCCACCCGTCCTGACGGAGTCACTGCTCGGTGGCACCCTTTCACCGCGAGATCGCCGCAAGGCGAAGGTCAACATGACACATGAGCAGATCCAGAAATGGATCTGCGAATCATCGTGGTCACCGATCGAGGATGATCTGAAGGATGACGATTTGGAGGTGGTTGAACCGGGCACCCGTACACCACCGCCCCCGTCAACGGGTTTTACCGCTGCTCAGCCTACACCCACGACGCAACCTTCAACAGCGGTCGCCTGTTCCGGGTGGGCTGGAATGATGGCTTCCACGTCCACACCACTCAGCACGCCCACCGTTGGCAATGGACGAGGTAAAGAGGAAAGTGCCGATCGTACACCGGTGAGCGGTCCAGCCGTGTCCACAGCGGTGTCCACCGGAGTGGAGAAAAAAGATATCGCTTTGCAACCGGCACAAAAAGAACCCACCACTTCGGTGGCGCAAGAATCAAAACCTAAGGGCGGTGGCAAGGGAAGCGACACACCGACAAAGGGCGCTGGCGAGGGACAACCGACGAAGGAAGTGTCCAGCGTTCCAACGCCAACCAGCAATAAGCAGCGCGAAGCGAAGGAACAACGAAAATCGAAAGCAGAAACACCCACAGCACCGGCTACATCGACACCACGTGCTACGGCCACAACACCCACTACATCGGGAGATCGGAAGCCAATCTATCGGAATGTCACAGGTCGAACGCCCGTTTACAAACAAGAGGCACTGTCTGTCAAGCAACCACCTGTAGCAACGCCGCCAACACCAAGCGGGCAGCACGTGTCTTCGATGTCAGGCTCCACGAAACAGGCCGCTGCCGGTGCGCAAGGATCGTCCTCCACGCAGAGCAACAAATTCGGCGCCTTTTCCCCAGTAAACGAACCGAGCGTTTATTCGTTTGATAAGGAGGAAGATTTTATGCCCGTGGCGACACCGTTCCGCCGACAGCATGGTGGTGCAGCCAGCAGTGGTCGACGGGAATCGTGTAATTCATCCGCCCGGGATGAGCCCACGGTCGGGGGTGGCAACAACAAGCGCGATACAACGCCAGTGGCCGACGAAAAGATCGCCTTCCAGAAGCCACCGGTGGTGACGAAAGCGAACAATGTTGGCGGAACGGTGGCCAATTCTGACGAGAAGATAAAACCGAACGAAATCACCGGCGGGGAGGGCAATGTGGAGAAAAAGGAAGAGGATAAGGCACACGCACAGGTAAAGCAGGAGGTGAGTGATACGGAGGCGGACGGTGGTGGCGGTCAAACGTTTTACATTCCACTGCAAGGTCCGACGGCGGGTGGCGGTGGCTCCGGTGGGGGTGCTAGTTCCACAGGCAAATCGGCCGACCAGCTCATACAGGGTGTTGCGGTTAAGCTGGGCACGGAAGGTCCGGACGGTCCGAACCAGCGCGTCATAATGCACGCGAAGCTGGTCACGAAGGCCGAGATGGGTTCGAATCCAACCACGCTGCCGGACTCGATGAACGTGCAGGAGCTGGTAAAGAGTCTGACGGCACAGGGAGGTGCTGCCGCGGCACTAAGCAAGGAGGGACTAGCCAAACTACTTCCGATCGGACTGCTGCAATCTCGCTTCAAGTCTACCACCCAGCCGGAACCAGCGCCCTCGACGGATGCGCGCACACCGACGCTGGACGATCGTGCCAGTGCCGAACCGATGTCACGCGGTCTTTCGCGTATCGCGTCCAACTCGTCTCTTTCATCCCAGCGCTCGAAACCGACCGGGAAAGCAACCGCAAAAGGCGGAACGGCCGGTCGTGGAGGTGGTGCTGCTAGTAGTGAGGCGGTGTCAACACCTCAACCGGACAACAATACGGTGTTCCCGCGTCGTGACGATCCGGCCCAGATGGTCGAGGCACCGGTATTCAAACCAACCGAAAAGGAGTTTCACGATCCGTTGGAGTACATCGAGCGGATTGCACCGATCGCGTCACGGTTCGGCATCTGTCGCATCATACCACCGGCCAGCTTCAAGCCGGAATGTCGCATTGCGGACGATATGCGATTCATGGCGTACAACCAGTACGTGCACAAGATGCTGCACCGTTGGGGACCGAGCGCGAAAGAGTACGCTGCGATCAAGAAATATTTGGCCACGCAAAGCATTAACCTACAGTCACCACCGGTGATCGGTGGCATGGAGGTGGATCTGCCACGGCTTTATCATACCGTACAGGAACTCGGCGGTCTCAAGGAGGTAATTGAGAAGAAAAAGTGGGCCCGTGTATCGGAGGACATGTGCATTCCGAAGGCGGCGCACGATCGCGTCTCGAAGCTGGACGACATCTACTGCAAGTATCTGTTGCCGTACGATACGCTCTCGCCGGCCGAACGACAGAAGCTGTTCGACGAGGTCGAGGCTGACTGGGCGAAACGGGAGGCAAAGGCACGCCGGAACGCGGACAAGGGCGTTGGATCGGAGATCCGCAACAGTGGCGATTCCGACGAGGATGATTCAAacgacgaggacgatgaggaGGACGAAGACGAGTGCTCGATGGAGTGCATCGTGAAGGGACGCAGCATGCCTCTGAACCAGTTCTTCCGGATCGCACGCAACACCATGTCACTGTGGTTCCGGAACAGTGAACCGAACGTGGCAGAAATCGAGGCTGAATATTGGCGGCATGTGGCCGTCCGCGATAGCCACGTGTGCGTACATTCCGGTTCGATCGATTCGAGCGCGTTCGGGTACGGCTTTCCGAGCCCGAAGGTGAAGGGTTCGTCTTGTGCGAAACACCCTTGGAATCTGAAGGTACTGACGAACAACAGTGGATCGATTTTACGCTCGCTGGGACCGGTTATGGGCATCACGATTCCCACATTGCACGTGGGCATGCTTTTCAGTGCCTGCTGCTGGTATCGTGACCCGCACGGGTTGCCCTGGATCGAATACTTGCACACGGGTGCGAACAAGATCTGGTACGGCGTGCCGGACGATCAGAACGCAAACTTCCGTGCGGCGCTGACGGTGCTTGTGCCAACGCACTGCCAGAACAAAACGATCTGGTTGCCCTGCGACACAGCGATGGTACCACCGCACATGCTGACCGATCGGAGCGTTTCCCTGTGCCGCACCGAACAGCAACCGGGACAGTTTGTGGTGGTGTTCCCGCGCGCATACACGTCGAGCTTGTGCACTGGATACGCGGTGTCGGAGAGTGTCTACTTCGCTACCAACAGCTGGCTCGATACGGCCAAGGAAGATTTTAGG GATATTCAAGAAAGCTGCGAACCGACGATGTTCTCCGTGGAGCAGCTGCTGTTTGCAATTGCGAACGATCAGCGCAGCAACCATGATACGCTCGTACAAGCGTATCCGATGATCGTCGATATTTACGAGAAGGAGAAACAGCATCGACAAACACTGAAG GAACAAGGCGTaacaaaaacggaacgaaTCGAGTCGAAAAAGAAGAGCGCCTCACTGGACGAGTTCGAATGTGAACGATGCCGGGCGAATCTGTACCTTTCGCTGGTAAAGGTAAAAGTGAGTAACatcgacgatgacgatgatgacaaTACGACGGTAGATGAGGAGGAACGCATCTACTGTCTGAAGCATGCCGTGAAGCATTTAGCTGACGGAGGCCTCCAGACGAAAAACTGTCGACTGGCGTACACCTACTCGCTGGAGGACATCGAAGAGCTGTTGAAAAAGCTACAGGATCGTATCGCCAATAAAAAATCGTCGAAATCGAGCGCTGGCAGTAGCGGTGGCGGAGCGGGAGGCGGAgctggcggtggcggtggccgTGGTAAGTCTTCGCTGCACCTAGCGTCCACATCGTCCCAGTCTTCTTCATCCTATCAAGCGCCCAGCCATAGCAAGTATGCCGGAATGGCCACGATGTTGAAGTAG